The sequence below is a genomic window from Pseudoxanthomonas sp..
CCTCGAAAAGGTCTACGCCTGCATCAGCGACAAGGTGCCGGAGGCCCAACGCGAGATGATGAAGCAGGGTATCGAGCAATCGAAGGCCGGCTGGTCCGCGTTGACCGACAAGACCGCACTGGCCGCCCAGTGCAAGACCGCGATGGACCAGGCCAAGACGGCCTACGCCGCGATGGGGTGCTCGTTCTAGCGTTCCACCGGGTCAACTCGTCGTCAGCCCTGAAGCGCCCCGGTCTGCCGGGGCGTTTTTTCTACACCTGTCACGATGGCATGACAGAATCCGCGCATGCGCATCCTCGTCCTCCTGCTCACCATGACCCTCGCCGCCTGCAGCTCCTCCGCGACCGTAGGTGGGCCCGCCGATCCGCAGGACCTGCGGCTGCGCGTGGCGACCTACAACACCTCGCTGTTTTCCGATGATGCCGGCGGCGTGATCCGGCAACTCGAAGGCGACGACGCGCACGCGCGCAAGATCGCCGCGGTGCTGCAGAAGGTCCGGCCGGACCTGGTGCTGCTCAACGAGTTCGACTACGACGACGCGCATCGCGCCGCCGACCTGTTCCAGCAGCGCTATCTCGACGTGGCCCAGCCCGGCGGCGGCGAACCGCTGCGGTATGCCCATCGCTACCTCGCGCCGGTCAACACCGGCGTGCCCAGCGGCCTGGACCTGGACCGCAACGGCTCGGTCGGTACCGAGGGCCGCGAACGCGGCAACGATGCCTGGGGCTACGGCCTGCATCCCGGCCAGTACGGCATGCTGGTGCTGTCGCGCTTCCCGATCGACGAGGCACAGGTGCGCACGTTCCAGCTATTGCGCTGGAGCGCGCTGCCGGGGGCGACCAATCCGGTGGACCCGGCCACCGGGACCGGGTTCTATCCGGAGGCGATCTGGAAGCAGCTGCGCCTGTCGTCGAAGTCGCACTGGGACGTGCCGGTGCGCACACCGGGCGGGGTGATCCATTTCCTCGTGTCGCATCCCACGCCGCCGGTATTCGACGGGCCGGAGAACCGCAACGGCCTTCGCAACGCGGACGAGATCCGCCTGTGGCGCGAATACCTGACGCCGGGCGATGCGCCCTGGCTCTGCGACGACCAGGGGCGTTGCGGCGGCCTGCCGGCGCAGGCGCGGTTCGTCATCGCCGGCGATCTGAATAACGATCCGTCCGATGGCGATGGACAGCACGAGGCCATCCTCGAACTGCTGGAACACCCGCGGGTGATGCGCATGGCCACGCCGCGCAGCGAAGGCGGCGAGGAGACCGCGCTGGCCTATGCGGCCAAGGGCCTGCAGCGCCGCGGCGCGCCTGCGCATGTCACGGGCGATTTCGGACGCCGCAACGGCGCGCTGCGGCTGGACTACGTACTGCCGTCAACCGGCTTCGCGTTGGCGGGCAGCGGCGTGTTCTGGCCGAAGAAGGACCACCCGGACGCCGCCATCGCCGACGGCAGCGACCACCATCTGGTGTGGGTGGATCTGTCCCTCTAGCACGCCTTTCCTCCCACGCTGGGGAGCGATCGGCCGGCCGGAAAGCAGGAGCTTCTCGACTTACGTCGCTGTCACCGCCGGGGCGGCGACGCGCGGCCCGAAGCCGAACAGCGATTCGTTCTGTGCCGACACGATCATGCGGATCATGCTGCCGGGCACCATCAGTTCGACCTGTACGTCATGGCCCTCGGCGTTCTTGCCGACCAGGGTCATCTCGGTGAAGGCGCCGCCGGTGTCGATTTCCTTGCAGAAGATATGCGGACCGTCGGGCTGGCTGGTGAGGTAGGGTTTGATCGCCTCGCCCAGGGCCTCCAGTGCCTGGGGGAAGAAGAACACGGCGTAGCCGGTATTGCCGTTCATGCGCACGCTCCCTTCATGGCCTCGGCCTCATTCCAGTGCGATGGTGATGGCGGCGGCGGCATCGCGTGCCACCGCGCGTGCGGCGTCGATGCTGTCCGCGCGCGCGAGGGTGACGCCGACGCGACGATGGCCTTCCACGCGCGGCTTGCCGAACAGGCGTAGGGCGGTGTCGGGCGTCGCCAATGCGACGTCCACGTTGCCGAACACCGGCACACCGTGGCCATGCGCCAGCATCGCGCAGGACGCGGACGGACCGCTCTGGCGGATCACCGGGATCGGCAGGCCGAGGATGGCGCGCGCATGCAGCGCGAACTCCGACAGTTCCTGCGAGACCAGCGTCACCAGGCCGGTGTCGTGCGGGCGCGGCGAGACTTCGCTGAACCACACCTCGTCGCCCTTCACGAACAGCTCCACGCCGAACAGGCCCCAGCCGCCGAGGTCGTCGGTCACGGTCCGCGCGATCCGCTGCGCGCGCTCCAGCGCCCGCGGCGACATCTGCTGCGGCTGCCAGCTTTCGCGGTAGTCGCCGTCCTTCTGCCAGTGCCCGATCGGATCGCAGAACGACGTGCCGGCGGCGTGGCGCACGGTCAGCAGCGTGATTTCGTAGTCGAAGTCGATGAAGCCTTCGACGATGCAGCGACCCGCGCCCGCGCGGCCACCGGTCTGCGCGTACTCCCAGGCGGCATCGATGTCCGCTTCGCTGCGCAGCGTGCTCTGGCCCTTGCCCGACGACGACATCACCGGCTTCACCACGCACGGCAGGCCGATCGCGCGCACGGCCTCGCGGTATTCGGCGGCGGTGTCGACGAACCGGTACGGCGAGGTCGGCAGGCCCAGCGTTTCGGCGGCTAGCCGGCGGATGCCTTCGCGGTCCATCGTCAGCCGTGCGGCGCGCGCGGTGGGAATGACGCGCGCGGCGCCTTCGGCTTCCAGTGCGACCAGCGTCTCGGTATGGATCGCCTCGATCTCCGGCACCACCAGGTGCGGCTGCTCGCGGGCGATCAGCGCGCGGATCGCCGCGGGGTCGAGCATGTCCAGCACGTGCGAGCGATGCGCCACCTGCATCGCCGGCGCGTCCGCATAGCGGTCGGCGGCGACGACTTCCACGCCCAGGCGCTGCAGCTCGATGGCCACCTCCTTGCCCAGTTCGCCGGACCCCAACAGCAGGACACGGGTCGCAGACGGGGACAGGGGGGTTCCAAGAGTGGTCATGCGCAGGCGTCCGCAGAGGGGGCGCCAAGTTTAACGGAGCGCCGACAAGCGGCGGCAGCCTCCCGTTGACATCTGATATCAAATTGATATCTTTCAAATCGTCGCAAACCAACCCAGGGGGAAACCGCCATGCTCCATGTGATCCATCAGATCCAGCGCCGCTGGCCTTCGCAGGCGCATCGGGTCGTCCCCACCCTGCTTGTCCTCTCCGCTGCCCTGCTCGCCCTCGGCGCCGGCCTGTCGCTGCTGTGATCCTGTCCTGAGACCAAGACCATGAAAGAGAACGCCAAGTCGTCGCTGCCCGGAATCCCGACCCTGCTCGGCCTGCTGGTCCTGGGGCTGGGTGCCGCCGTCGTGTTCGTCCAGGGCGCTGCGCTGAAGCAGCCCGGCCACCTGATCGTGGCCGCGCTGCTCGGCGCCGTGGTCATCTTCCTGCTGGCCGGTCTGTACAAGCTGGAGCCCAACCAGTCCGCCGTGCTCAGCCTGTTCGGCAAGTACATCGGCACGGTGAAGGACAACGGCCTGCGCTGGAACAACCCCTTCTTCAGCAAGCGCAAGATCTCGCTGCGCATCCGCAATTTCGAGAGCAGCCGGCTGAAGGTCAACGAGCTGGACGGCAGCCCGATCGAGATCGCGGCGGTGATCGTGTGGCAGGTGGTGGATTCGGCCGAGGCCGTGTTCAACGTGGACGACTACGAGAGCTTCGTGCACATCCAGTCCGAATCCGCGCTGCGCGCGATGGCGTCCAGCTATCCGTACGACCAGCACGAGGACGGCCAGATCGCGCTGCGCAGCCATCCGCAGGAAATCTCGCAGCACCTGCAGGAACAGATCGCCGAGCGGTTGGGCAAGGCCGGCGTGGACGTGATCGAGGCACGCATCAGCCATCTCGCCTACGCCCCGGAAATCGCCCAGGCCATGCTGCAGCGGCAGCAGGCCAACGCCGTGATCGCGGCGCGCACGCGCATCGTCGCCGGCGCGGTCGGCATGGTGGAGATGGCGTTGGCCGAGCTGCAGAAGAACGACGTGGTGAAGCTGGACGAGGAACGCAAGGCGCAGATGGTCAGCAACCTGCTGGTCGTGCTGTGCGGCGAGCGCGGTACCCAGCCGATCGTCAACACCGGCTCCATCTACTGACGCGGACCCGCCGGCATGCACGCCCTCGCCCCGCTGCTGCTCGCCGTGTCCGGCCTGCCCGCCCTGCTCATCGGCGCGTGGATGAGCCGGGCGAGCGACGACCGTTCGCGCGGCATGGCGCTGCACTGGGTACTGGTGGGACTGGCCATCCAGGCCGGCGCCGTCGGCATCTACTGGGCCGGCGATGACGACCGGCTGGCGCAGGGCATCGCGATCGCCATGGTGGTGCTGGTGAACGCACTGATCGTGTCGATGGTGCTGCAGCTGCGCCGCAACAGGAAGCGACCGTGAGCGAGAAGCCGGACAAGAAGGCCTATCCGCTGCGCATCAACGCCGAGGTCCTGGCGGCGGCGCAACGCTGGGCGGACGACGAACTGCGCTCGCTCAATGCCCAGATCGAATATGTGTTGCGCGACGCATTGCGCAAGGCCGGGCGGCTGCCGAAGGGCGACGCCTCCACGAACAGGAAGGATTCGCCATGAACCACCGCTGGAACCACAAGGTCATCGAAGTGCCCTTCAAGATGTTCGCCGGCAAGCTCACCGACCGCATGCAGCAGGAACTGGACAGGATGAGCCTGCAGGGATGGGAACTGGTCAGCACGCTCTTCATCGAGCACGAGATCTCGGTGCGCCTGTTCTTCAAGAAGCCCGCCTGATCCATCCCCTTTACGGAGTCGGTGCATGCAGCATCCGCAGAACTTCCCGGTAGCCCCGCTGCCAGCCCACGCTATCTGGTGGCTGTGGCTGCCGCTGCTGCTGGCCATGGGAGTGGGCATCGCAGCGCTGTTGATGGAGCCGGGAACACCTCCCGTGGTGACATGGATGATGGTGCCCTTGGTCCTGCTCATAGGCACAGTGCTCGCACTGGCGACGCGGCGGCGCATGATCGTGCTGGACAACCGCGAGTTGCAGGTGCGTGCCACGTTCTATACGAAGAAGCTGCCTGTGGAGTCCATCGACCTGGACAGGGCACGCGTGCTGAGTCTGGAGGAGCACACCGACCTGTCGCCGATGCTGAAGACCAACGGCTTCGGCCTGCCGGGCTTCAAGGCCGGCCACTTCCGCCTGCGCAACCTCACCAAGGTGTTCTGCCTGGTCACCGACCGTCGCCGCGTACTCATACTGCCGCTGCGCGAGGGCAGCATGGTGCTGCTGAGCCCGGCGCGTCCGGCCGACCTGCTCGCGCGGCTGCGCGAACTGGCGACGCCGCCGTCGCATCGCTAAGCTGCGGGCATGCGACGCCTGCCCTCCCGACCGCTCAAGACGCTGCTGCTGAACACCGCGCGGATCGAGCTGTGGCCCGCCGACGTGTTGCGCGTGCGGAGCAATGCCGATGCGCGCGCGCTTGCCGGCGCGCATGCGGTGCTGCGACGCAAGCGGGATGGCCGCTATCTGGCTGCGGTGTCGGCGCAGGCGGTGCATCCGCTGGTGCCGACGCTGTCGCGCGAACCAGGGCTCGACGAGGCCTGGGACGCCCTCGATCGGTCGGAGGGCGCGACACGCGGCTTCGATGCGGATGCCCAGGGCACGTTGCCGTTGCACGCGCTGCAGGAGCGGCTTCACGAACTCGGACTGGACGACACCTATGGCGAACGCAGCGGCCTGGCACTGGTCGCCGAGCCCGCCGCG
It includes:
- a CDS encoding PH domain-containing protein, yielding MQHPQNFPVAPLPAHAIWWLWLPLLLAMGVGIAALLMEPGTPPVVTWMMVPLVLLIGTVLALATRRRMIVLDNRELQVRATFYTKKLPVESIDLDRARVLSLEEHTDLSPMLKTNGFGLPGFKAGHFRLRNLTKVFCLVTDRRRVLILPLREGSMVLLSPARPADLLARLRELATPPSHR
- a CDS encoding Arc family DNA binding domain-containing protein gives rise to the protein MSEKPDKKAYPLRINAEVLAAAQRWADDELRSLNAQIEYVLRDALRKAGRLPKGDASTNRKDSP
- a CDS encoding SPFH domain-containing protein, producing the protein MKENAKSSLPGIPTLLGLLVLGLGAAVVFVQGAALKQPGHLIVAALLGAVVIFLLAGLYKLEPNQSAVLSLFGKYIGTVKDNGLRWNNPFFSKRKISLRIRNFESSRLKVNELDGSPIEIAAVIVWQVVDSAEAVFNVDDYESFVHIQSESALRAMASSYPYDQHEDGQIALRSHPQEISQHLQEQIAERLGKAGVDVIEARISHLAYAPEIAQAMLQRQQANAVIAARTRIVAGAVGMVEMALAELQKNDVVKLDEERKAQMVSNLLVVLCGERGTQPIVNTGSIY
- a CDS encoding DUF4177 domain-containing protein, producing the protein MNHRWNHKVIEVPFKMFAGKLTDRMQQELDRMSLQGWELVSTLFIEHEISVRLFFKKPA
- a CDS encoding endonuclease/exonuclease/phosphatase family protein; amino-acid sequence: MRILVLLLTMTLAACSSSATVGGPADPQDLRLRVATYNTSLFSDDAGGVIRQLEGDDAHARKIAAVLQKVRPDLVLLNEFDYDDAHRAADLFQQRYLDVAQPGGGEPLRYAHRYLAPVNTGVPSGLDLDRNGSVGTEGRERGNDAWGYGLHPGQYGMLVLSRFPIDEAQVRTFQLLRWSALPGATNPVDPATGTGFYPEAIWKQLRLSSKSHWDVPVRTPGGVIHFLVSHPTPPVFDGPENRNGLRNADEIRLWREYLTPGDAPWLCDDQGRCGGLPAQARFVIAGDLNNDPSDGDGQHEAILELLEHPRVMRMATPRSEGGEETALAYAAKGLQRRGAPAHVTGDFGRRNGALRLDYVLPSTGFALAGSGVFWPKKDHPDAAIADGSDHHLVWVDLSL
- the purT gene encoding formate-dependent phosphoribosylglycinamide formyltransferase; the encoded protein is MTTLGTPLSPSATRVLLLGSGELGKEVAIELQRLGVEVVAADRYADAPAMQVAHRSHVLDMLDPAAIRALIAREQPHLVVPEIEAIHTETLVALEAEGAARVIPTARAARLTMDREGIRRLAAETLGLPTSPYRFVDTAAEYREAVRAIGLPCVVKPVMSSSGKGQSTLRSEADIDAAWEYAQTGGRAGAGRCIVEGFIDFDYEITLLTVRHAAGTSFCDPIGHWQKDGDYRESWQPQQMSPRALERAQRIARTVTDDLGGWGLFGVELFVKGDEVWFSEVSPRPHDTGLVTLVSQELSEFALHARAILGLPIPVIRQSGPSASCAMLAHGHGVPVFGNVDVALATPDTALRLFGKPRVEGHRRVGVTLARADSIDAARAVARDAAAAITIALE